The Pseudomonas sp. HOU2 DNA window GAGACCGATCTGCGCCTGGCGCTATCGCGTGGTGAATTCAACGTGCATTACCAGCCGCAGGTCGATGCGCGGGACAACCGCATCATCGGCGCCGAAGCGCTGGTGCGCTGGAATCACCCGGAACTCGGCGCGCAATCGCCCACCGAATTCATCAAGGTGCTGGAGGACAGCGGCCTGATTCTGGAAGTCGGCACCTGGATCCTCGACGAGGCCTGCGAGGCGTTCAAACAATTGATCGCGTTGAGACTGGTCGATCCGCTCAACTTCAGCCTGTGCGTGAACATCAGCCCACGGCAGTTCCGCCAGAACGATTTCGTCGAACGCATCGAACACAGCATGAGCAGCCACGGCCTGCCCTGCTCGCTGCTGAAACTGGAGATCACCGAAGGCATCGTGATCCAGAATCTGGATGACACCATCATCAAGATGCGCCGCCTGAAAAAACTAGGCGTGAGCTTCGCCATGGACGATTTCGGCACCGGCTATTCATCGCTGACCTACCTCAAGCGCCTGCCGGTCGACACCCTGAAAATCGACCAGTCGTTCATCCGCGACGCGACCACCGACCCCAACGACGCCGAGATCATCCGCGCCATCGTCGCCATGGCCCGCAGCCTGGAACTGGAGGTGATTGCCGAAGGCGTGGAGACGCCGGAGCAACTGGCGTTCCTGCAGGGGCTGGGTTGCCATTTGTATCAGGGTTACCTGCACAGTCGGCCGGTGGCACTGGATGAGTTGAAAAAGATGCTCGAATGACGGGCACAAAAAAAGGGCGCCAGTGGCGCCCTTTTTTCTTGCTCGGCCTTATTGCAGAACCGGCTTCTGCGCCCCGTTGATCGGGATGCGCTTGGCTTTCGCTTCTTCCGGGATCACCCGCAACAGGTCGATGCTCAGCAGACCGTTGCTCAGATCGGCGGCCTTGATCTCGATGTGATCAGCCAGGCGGAAGGACAGCTTGAAAGCCCGCTGGGCAATGCCTTGATGCAGGAAGGTCACGCCTTCGTTGGCATCACGCTTGCCGCCACTGATGGTCAGCACACCCTTCTCGACTTGCAGCTCCAGGTCTTCTTCCTGGAAACCGGCGGCCGCTACGACGATACGGTATTGATCGTCACCGTGTTTTTCCACGTTGTAGGGTGGGTAGGTGCTGCCTGGCTCGTTGCGCAAAGCGGTTTCGAACAGGTCGTTGAAACGGTCGAAACCCACCGAGGAACGGAACAGTGGTGCCAGGGAAAATGCAGTACTCATGGTTCAAATCTCCTGAAAACAATCAGCAAGGTTTTTTGACTCCGCGACCCGAATTCGGCATCGCGTAACCCTTAGATAGGGACCGCCAAAATGATTTCAAGAGATTATTTGCAGATTTTTTTCAGGCTGCATCGGCGACCGGCAAGCCGAGTAACCGCGAGACTTGGTCCGGTTCTGTCTCGCGACGCAGCACGGTAAACAGCTCGGTCGCCTCGGGATAATTGCGCGTCAGCATCGCCAGCCATTGCTTCAAGCGACCCGGCGATTGCCGTGCAGTCATCTGCGCCTTGGCTTGCAGCCAGAAGTCCTGAATCAGCGGCAGCAGCTCAGCCCAGCTCATCTCGACCACGTCTTCGCCGGCCCGTGCGGCAGCGATCTGTTTGGCCAGATCCGGGCGCGATACCAGACCGCGTCCGAGCATGATGTCTTCGACGCCGCTGATCTCGCGGCAACGGCGCCAGTCTTCGACGCTCCAGATATCACCGTTGGCGAACACCGGCACCTTGACCACGTCCTGCACCCGCGGAATCCACTCCCAATGCGCCGGCGGCTTGTAGCCATCAACCTTGGTCCGGGCATGCACCACGATGTGCTCGGCGCCGCCCTCGGCCAGCGCGGTGGCGCACACAAGCGAGCCGTCCGGGCTGTCGAAACCCAGGCGCATCTTCGCGGTGACCGGGATGTGCGCCGGCACCGCGCGACGCACGTGTTCGACGATGGAGTTGAGCAGCTTCGGCTCCTTGAGCAGCACCGCCCCGCCCCGGGACTTGTTGACGGTCTTGGCCGGACAGCCGAAGTTCAGGTCGATGACTTGCGAGCCGAGCTCGCAAGCCAGTGCAGCGTTTTCCGCCAGGCACACCGGATCAGAGCCGAGCAATTGCACGCGCAGCGGTACACCGGCACGAGTGCGGGCACCGTTGAGCAGCTCCGGGCCGAACTTGTGGAAGTAGGCCGGGGTGAGCAACTGATCGTTGATCCGGATGAACTCGGTCACGCACCAGTCGATGCCGCCAACGCGGGTCAGCACGTCGCGCAGGATGTCGTCGACCAACCCCTCCATGGGCGCCAGGGCAATTTGCATGGGGAAAACACTACTCAGGAAGAAAAAACGTGCGGCAGTTTACTGGATTAAGCCGGTTAAACCCACGACCACCTGTAGGAGCTGCCGCAGGCTGCGATCTTTTGATTGTGATCTTTAAAAATCAAAGTCAAAAGATCGCAGCCTGCGGCAGCTCCTACAGGGATCGGGTCAGGCCAGGGACAGGATCGCCGGGCCGTAACCCTCGATGAACTCCGCCGGCATGCGCTTGGGCTTGCCGCTGGACAGCTCGATGCAGACGAAGGTGGTCTGGGCGCGCAGCAGGGTGGCGTTGTCGCTCGGGCGGATCAGTTGGAAGTGCCGGGTCATTTTCAGGCGCTGGTCCCAATCCACGATCCAGGTCGCCAGTTGCAGCTCATCACCTTCGTAGGCCGCCGCCAGATAATCGATTTCGTGACGCACCACGGCCATCGCCCGATCCAGACGCCGGTACTCGACCAGATCCAGTCCCAGACGCTGCGAGTGGCGCCAGGCGCAGCGTTCGAGCCAGGTCACGTACACCGCGTTGTTCGCGTGGCCCAGCCCGTCGATGTCCTCGGCGCCTACTTGCAGATCAATGGTGAACGGCGTTGCCCGATCCCAGCCCATGCCCCACTCCCGGTCAGATTATTCAACCGGGGCAGTGTAACGGATGTCAGGCCGATTGCCGCGCTTGAAGGCTGCGCCCGGCCAACAGTGATAACACGCCATCAACCACCCGAGGGTCGGCCAGCACGCGCTGGTGGCCGCCGCTTTCCAGGCGCAGCAGGCGGCTGTCGAACCATGATTCGTGAATCAATTGCGATTCCTTGACCGAGACGAAGTTATCGTCCTCGGCATGCACGATCAGGCCCGGCATATCCAGTTGATAGTGCGCGACATCAAGGGTCGCGGCGCGCATGCCGACGTCCTGCTCGACCTGGCGGATGAACGCCGAGCGCGCCCGCGGTGGCATGCCGACGTAGCGAGCGAAACCGCGTAGCACGCCGAGTATTCGCGCAGGGGCGGCGATGCTGACCAGGGTTTCGGTGCGCAGGCCCAGTTGCACCGCGAGCATGGCACTGGCGCCGCCCATGGAGTGGCCGATGACGGCTTGAAGAGGAGGCAATTCGGCGGCCGCTTCGAGCATGGCGCGGGCGAACAGTACAACGTTGGCTTCACGCCCCGGCGAACGACCATGGGCCGGGCCATCGAGGGCAACGACCGTGTAACCGGCCTCAACCAGCGCCGTGATCAACGCCGCAAACTGGGTGGGCCGCCCTTCCCAACCGTGCATCAACAGCACCGCCGGCCCCTGCCCCCAACGCAGCGCCGACAGGCCGAAGCGCAGGGTGATCCGCTCGGAACTCGCCAGCAATGGCAACTCCCAATCTCGCAGCGGCAGCGCGCGCGGCGTCATGAACGCTGTGCGCATTTTGCTCGCTACCTGCTTTGGTGCAATCCAGCCCAAGGTGCCATTAACGCCACGAATCCACTTCAACGTGTTCATCGCTCTCTCCTCAGGCGTGTTGCCTTCAGGTCAACGCACCGCCGACTTGGCGGCGCGCAGCAATCGATCGGATAAATCGCCCGGGCCCAGCGCTCTTGCCAGCGCCAGACCACCCACCATCAACGCCACATCGGCCAGTGCTTTGTCGGTGTCCTCGGGGCTGGACGCCAACTGCGCAATCATCAGTTCCAGGTGCTCGTTCAGCGCGATGCGGAAGGATTCCGGCAGACGCCCCAATTCGCCAATGGACGCCGGAATCGGACATGCGGCGTCGCTGGAATCACGGTGTTTGCGCGACAGATAGAACGCAGCAACCAGGGCGCGACGCTCTTCACCGGTCAGCTCGGAGTCCATGTCGGCAATCAGGTCGCGCCGCCGGCTGAGCAGTTGCTTGAACGCCTCGAGCATCATGGCGTCCTTGCTTTCGAAGTGCGCGTAGAAACCACCGACGGTCAGGCCGGCGGCGCCCATCACTTCGCCCACGCTGGGATCCGCCGGGCCACGCTGCATCAGCGCGGCGCTGGCCGCCTTGAGGATGCGTTCGCGGGTTTGAGCTTTTTTATCGTTCATCGTTGCCTCCGAATATTACGACTAGAATATTATTCGCATAATAATATTCCGCAAGTCGAGGATATGACCGCTGGTCTGAAGCACAGTGTAAGAAAAAGGAGAATTGGCCAAACGCCAGACAAACAAAAGGGCCATTCAATAATTGAATGACCCTTATAAATCCCGCATAGCGGGTAATCGTGGCGTCCCCTAGGGGACTCGAACCCCTGTTACCGCCGTGAAAGGGCGGTGTCCTAGGCCACTAGACGAAGGGGACACAAACCCTTCTGTACAGCTGATCAGCGCTGAGATCTGATCTGATTCAAGGCCGGTGTGGCCAGACCTTGAACTGTAAAATTGGTGGAGCTAAGCGGGATCGAACCGCTGACCTCCTGCATGCCATGCAGGCGCTCTCCCAGCTGAGCTATAGCCCCGGATTTTTCGCCTCGCGGCGGAGTGACATCTTGCAACATCACTTCTGTAAAACTGGCGTCCCCTAGGGGACTCGAACCCCTGTTACCGCCGTGAAAGGGCGGTGTCCTAGGCCACTAGACGAAGGGGACGCAAACCCTTCTATACAACTGATCAACGCTGAGTGTTGATCGCTTCGGAGCCGGTGTGGCCAGGCTGCGAAGTGTAAATTGGTGGAGCTAGACGGGATCGAACCGTCGACCTCTTGCATGCCATGCAAGCGCTCTCCCAGCTGAGCTATAGCCCCTCATCGTTGATGTCATCGCTGAGGACGGGGCGAATCTTAAGGGCGTATCGAAAGCCTGTCAAACTTATTTTTGAAAAATTTCAAAGTTTTTTGTCGGCATAACAATCACTTACCGCCCTCCCCCCGAAAATCCGGGAGGTTTACGCACACCGCCGACCTGCAGGAGCTGGCGCAGACTGCGGTCTTTTGCCGTTGGTCTTTAGAAGCAAGAGCAAAAGATCGCAGCCTTCGGCAGCTCCTACACAAAGCTGCAAGTGCTTAGGCGATAGCGCCCAGCAGCTTTTCCCACTCTTTGTTTTCTTTCTTCGACACACCGCCCAACAGGTCGATCGCCTGGCGCAGACGGAAACGGGTCAGGTCCGGGCCGAGGATTTCCATCGCATCGAGCACCGACACCGAACTCGCCTGCCCGGTGATCGCGGCAAACATCAATGGCATCGCATCGCGCAGCTTCAGCTCAAGGGATTCGACCACCGCCTGAATCGTCGCAGTGATGCTGTCCTTCTCCCACTGACGCAGGCTTTCCAGCTTCCACAGGATCAATTGCATCAGCTGACGCACCTGATCGCCCGACAGTTTTTTCGATTCGAACAGCTTGGCATCCGGGTTTACGCCACCGGCAAAGAAGAAGCCGCCCAGCGGTGCAACCTGGCTGAAGGTTTCAACGCGGCCCTGAACCAGCGGCGCGATCTTCATCATGTATTCGGAGTTGAACGCCCACTTTTGCACTCGCGCGGCGAATTCTTCCACCGGCAGATCTCGCAACCACTGGCCGTTGAGCCACGACAGTTTCTCGATGTCGAAGATCGGCCCGCCGAGGGACACCCGCTTGAGGTCGAAGTTGTCGACCATTTCCTGCAGCGAGAACTTCTCGCGCTCGTCGGGCATCGACCAGCCCATGCGACCGAGGTAGTTGAGCATCGCTTCAGGCATGAAGCCCATGCGCTCGTAGAAGGTCACCGAGGTCGGGTTCTTGCGCTTGGACAGCTTGCTCTTGTCCGGGTTACGCAGCAGCGGCATGTAGCACAGCTCCGGTTGTTCCCAGCCGAAGTATTCGTACAGCAGAATCAGTTTCGGCGCCGATGGCAGCCATTCTTCACCGCGCAGCACGTGGGTGATGCCCATCAGGTGGTCGTCGACCACGTTGGCGAGGAAGTACGTCGGCAGGCCGTCGGTCTTCATCAGCACTTGCATATCCATGCGATCCCACGGGATCTCGACATCGCCACGCAGCATGTCCGGCACCACGCAGACGCCTTCGGTCGGCACTTTCATGCGGATCACGTGCGGTTCGCCGTCGGCCAGACGAGCGGCGACCTCTTCCTTCGACAGCAACAGCGCGCGGCCGTCATAACGCGGGGTTTCGCCGCGCGCCATCTGCTCGGCGCGCATTTGATCCAGCTCTTCAGCGGTGCAGAAGCACGGGAACGCGTGGCCCATGTCGACCAGTTGCTGGCAATACTTCTGATAGATATCGCCACGCTCGCTCTGCCGGTACGGGCCGTGCGGGCCGCCGACGTCCGGGCCTTCGCTCCAGTCGATACCCAGCCAGCGCAGGGCGTCGAAGATCTGCTGTTCCGACTCGCGGGTCGAACGCAACTGATCGGTGTCTTCGATGCGCAGGATGAACTCACCGCCATGCTGCTTGGCAAAGCAGTAGTTGAACAATGCGATGTAAGCGGTACCTACGTGGGGGTCCCCGGTAGGCGATGGCGCGATGCGAGTGCGGACGGTGGTCATGGCATGTCTCGAAAAGAATGAAAAGCAAAACAATCAAGCGGCGAATGGTAACAGGCGACACCCGCCCCGCTCCAGCGGGCAGGGCATTTAAGCCAAGTTTGCGTCTGTAACGCCCATAGACCGTGGTGACGGCCCGAATATCAGCCATTGGCATTTACCGTTTATCGGCGGTATGCCAGATTCAGCCGCAGATAACTTTCCTTACAATTCCTCGACTACAGTTTGCCTCATGCCTGCCCAACTCAAGCGTCGTCTGTTTATTTTCCTGCTCCTGGTGCTGTTGATTGCCGGGGGCTTCTTCGCCCATTGGTTTTTCAAGGGCCGCTTTTATGAAAGCACCGATAACGCCTATGTCCAGGGCGAGATCACCCGCGTCTCCAGCCAGTTGAGCGCACGCATCGACGAAGTGTTGGTGCAGGACAACCAGCACGTGGAAAAAAGCCAGTTGCTGGTGCGCCTTGAACCCAATGATTTCCGCCTCGCCGTCGACCGCGCCAATGCCGCCCTCGCCACCCGCGAAGCCGAGCGTTTGCAGGCACAAAGCAAATTGACCCAACAATCGAGCCTGATCGCCGCCAGCGACGCGCAAGTGGCGACCACCCAGGCCACGCTTGGCCGTTCGCAGATGGATTTGTCGCGAGCCGAAACCTTGCGCAAACCCGGTTACGTTTCCGAAGAACGGGTGACCACCCTCTCCGCTGACGCCCACATTGCCCGCTCGCAAGTGGCCAAGGCCCAGGCCGATGCGCAGAGCCAGCGCCAGCAGGTCAACGCACTGACCGCCGAGATCAAACGCCTCGACGCACAGATCGCCAACGCCCGCGCCGATCTGGCGCAAGCCGAACTCAACCTGACTCGCAGCGAGGTCCACGCACCGATCAGCGGCCTGATCGGCCAGCGTGCCGCACGCAATGGCCAAGTGGTGCAGGCCGGCGCGTATCTGCTGTCGATCGTCCCGGACGAAGACATCTGGGTGCAGGCCAACTTCAAGGAAACCCAGATCGGCCACATGCAGCCCGGACAAAAAGCCGAGCTGACCTTCGATGCCTACAGCGATACGCCGATCGAAGCGCGGGTCGACAGCCTGTTCGCCGCCTCCGGTGCGCAGTTCAGCCTGCTGCCACCGGACAACGCCACCGGCAACTTCACCAAAGTCGTGCAGCGGATTCCGGTGAAACTGACCTTCAAGGCCGACAACCCGCTGCACGGCAAAATTCGCCCGGGCATGTCGGTCACCGCCACCGTGAACATCAAAGACGCCCCAGACAATGGCCGGTGATTCGCTGATCCGCCCGGTCGGCGAACCGACCCGGCGGGACTGGATCGCGGTGATGAGCGTGATGCTCGGCGCCTTCATGGCGGTGCTCGATATCCAGATCACCAACTCTTCACTCAAGGACATTCAGGGCGCGCTGTCGGCGACACTGGAAGAAGGCTCGTGGATTTCCACCTCCTATCTGGTCGCGGAAATCATCATGATCCCGCTGACCGCGTGGCTGGTGCAGTTGCTCTCGGCACGGCGCCTGGCGGTGTGGGTGTCGCTGGGGTTTCTGGTGTCCTCGTTGCTGTGTTCGATGGCCTGGAGCCTCGAAAGCATGATCGTCTTTCGCGCCATGCAGGGCTTCACCGGCGGCGCGCTGATTCCGCTGGCGTTCACCCTGACCCTGATCAAACTCCCCGAACACCATCGCGCCAAGGGCATGGCGATGTTCGCCATGACCGCGACCTTCGCCCCGTCCATCGGCCCGACCCTCGGCGGCTGGCTCACGGAAAACTGGGGCTGGGAATACATCTTCTACATCAACATTCCGCCGGGCCTGATCATGATTGCCGGGCTGATGTACGGTCTGGAAAAAAAGGAAGCGCACTGGGAACTGCTGAAAAGCACCGACTACACCGGGATTCTCACCCTCGGTGTCGGCCTCGGTTGCCTGCAGGTGTTTCTTGAAGAAGGCCATCGCAAGGACTGGCTCGAATCGAACCTGATCGTGACCTTGGGCAGCATTGCCCTGCTCAGCCTGATCACCTTCGTCATCGTGCAGATTTCCAAACCCAACCCGCTGATCAATCTCGGCATCCTGCGCAATCGCAACTTCGGTTTGTCGAGCATTTCCAGCCTCGGCATGGGCGTCGGGCTGTATGGCTCGATTTATCTGCTGCCGCTGTACCTGGCGCAGATCCAGAACTACAACGCCCTGCAGATCGGCGAAGTGATCATGTGGATGGGCGTGCCGCAGCTGTTCCTGATCCCGCTGGTGCCCAAGCTGATGAAGTTCGTTTCGCCGAAGTGGCTGTGCACCCTGGGCTTCGGGCTGTTCGGCCTGGCGAGTTTTTCGTCGGGGGTGCTCAACCCGGACTTCGCCGGGCCGCAGTTCAATCAGATCCAGATCATCCGGGCGCTGGGTCAGCCGCTGATCATGGTGACCATTTCGCTGATCGCCACGGCGTACATCCTGCCGCAGGACGCGGGGTCGGCGTCGAGCCTGTTCAACATCCTGCGCAACCTCGGCGGCGCGATCGGCATCGCCCTGCTCGCCACGCTATTGGATGCGCGCACCAAGACCTACTTCGATTATTTGCGTGAAGCGGTGGTGCCGACCAATCCGCAGGTAGCCGAGCGGCTGGCGTCGATGACCGACAGGTTTGGCAGTGACACGGCGGCGCTCGGCAAGTTGAGTGAGATCGTGCATCAGCAGGCGCTGATCATGGCTTACAACGATGCGTTTCACTTTGTCGGGATTGCGTTGGGGATCAGCATGCTGGCGATCTTGTTGACCAAAAAATTACCGCAGGGGCTGAAGGCTGGGGAATCTCACTGATTTTTGTGGTGTCTGTACCGGCCCCATCGCTGGCAAGCCAGCTCCCACAGGTTTCTATGGTGCTCACAAATTTTGTGTACGCCATCAATCTCTGTGGGAGCTGGCTTGCCAGCGATGGGGCCCGGCCGGGCGATAAAAATCAAACCGCCAAAAGCCGCTCACGCAACTTGGCAATCTCATCGCGCATCTGCGCCGCCGCTTCGAACTCCAGATCCCGCGCCAGCTGATACATCTTCTCTTCCAGCGCGCGAATGCGTTTGGTGATTTCGCTTGGCGAACGCAGTTCGGCTTCGTACTTGGCGTTTTCTTCGGCAGCCTTGGCCATGCCTTTGCGCTTCTTGCTGCGCGAGCCCGGCACGGTGGCGCCCTCCATGATGTCGGCGACGTCCTTGAACACGCCTTTCGGGGTGATGCCGTTTTCCAGGTTGAAGGCGATCTGCTTGTCGCGACGACGCTCGGTCTCGCCAATCGCCCGTTCCATCGAGCCGGTGATGCGGTCGGCGTAGAGAATCGCCCGGCCATTGAGGTTCCGCGCAGCCCGGCCGATGGTCTGGATCAGCGAGCGTTCGGAACGCAGGAAGCCCTCCTTGTCAGCATCGAGAATCGCCACCAGCGACACTTCCGGCATGTCCAGACCTTCACGCAGCAGGTTGATCCCCACCAGCACATCGAAGGTGCCCAAACGCAGGTCGCGGATGATCTCGACCCGTTCGACGGTGTCGATGTCAGAGTGCAGATAACGCACGCGCACGCCGTGGTCGGCGAGATAATCAGTGAGGTCTTCGGCCATGCGCTTGGTCAGCGTGGTGACCAGCACCCGCTCCTCGACCGCCACGCGCTTGGTGATTTCCGAGAGCAAATCGTCGACCTGAGTCAGCGCCGGACGCACTTCAACCTGCGGGTCGACCAGACCGGTCGGACGCACCACTTGCTCGACCACGCGCCCGGCGTGTTCGGCCTCGTAATTGCCCGGCGTCGCCGAGACGAAAATCGTCTGCGGGCTGACCCCTTCCCACTCGTCAAAACGCATTGGCCGGTTGTCCAGCGCCGACGGCAAGCGGAAGCCATATTCGACCAGGGTTTCTTTACGCGAACGGTCGCCCTTATACATCGCGCCGACTTGCGGCACGCTGACGTGGGATTCGTCGATCACCAGCAAGGCATCGGCCGGCAGGTAATCGTAAAGGGTGGGCGGCGCCGCACCGGCCGGGCGCCCGGACAGGTAGCGCGAGTAGTTTTCGATGCCGTTGCAGTAACCCAGTTCGAGGATCATTTCCAGGTCGAAACGGGTGCGCTGCTCCAGACGTTGGGCTTCCACCAGTTTGTTGCTGCTGCGCAGGTATTCGAGGCGCTCCTGCAATTCGACCTTGATTCCTTCGATGGCGTCGAGCAGGGTCTCGCGCGGCGTCACGTAGTGACTCTTCGGGTAGAAGGTGAAGCGCGGCATCTTGCGGATGACTTCGCCGGTCAGCGGGTCGAACGCGGAAATGCTCTCGACCTCGTCATCGAACAGCTCGATGCGGATCGCTTCCAGATCGGATTCCGCCGGATAGATGTCGATCACATCGCCGCGTACCCGGAACGTCGCCCGGGCAAAATCCATGTCGTTGCGGGTGTATTGCAGGTCGGCCAGACGCCGCAGCAAGGCGCGCTGATCGAGTTTGTCGCCGCGATCGACGTGCAGCACCATCTTCAAATAGGTTTCCGGGCTACCGAGACCGTAGATGCACGACACCGTGGTGACGATGATCGCATCCTTGCGCTCGAGCAACGCCTTGGTCGCAGACAAGCGCATCTGCTCGATGTGATCGTTGATCGACGCGTCCTTCTCGATGAAGGTGTCGGACGACGGTACATAGGCTTCGGGCTGGTAGTAGTCGTAGTAGGAAACGAAATACTCGACCGCGTTGTTCGGGAAGAACGCCTTGAACTCACCATACAGCTGCGCGGCGAGGGTCTTGTTCGGCGCCAGCACCAGCGTCGGGCGCTGTACCTGCGAGATGACATTGGCGATGCTGAAGGTCTTGCCCGAGCCGGTCACACCGAGCAGCGTCTGGTGCGCCAGCCCGGCTTCGATGCCCTCGACCAATTGGCGGATCGCTTCAGGCTGATCGCCGGCGGGCTCGAAGCGGGTGACTAGCTGGAATTCGGACATACACACCTCTGGGATCGCGGCTCGCGCAGAAAACAGCCGAGCCGCGGGGATGACCGCAAACGACCGTTGTCGCCCAAGGAAAAACGAAGATTGTGCTCAATGTGGAGCCGATTGCCTCGGCTTTCAAGGCAAACGTCTTACATCCGGTAAAGTCTCTGACAGAGTCAATCGACTAACGGTCAAGAAATAATCGGAAAAACTTGCTTGAAAAGCTGAATCGCCTGTCGCCATTGCTCGGTGATGGCCTCTATACTAGCTCCCCGTTTGTGCACCGCTCTAGTGCATTCGGCTGGAGCGCGACACGTCCCTCCACTCTCCATTCAGAGCCGCCGTAATAATGAGCCTGTTCTCCGCTGTCGAAATGGCACCCCGCGATCCAATCCTGGGCCTCAACGAAGCATTCAACGCCGATACCAGGACCACCAAGGTCAACCTGGGTGTAGGTGTTTACTGCAACGAAGAGGGGCGAATTCCCCTGCTGCGCGCGGTGATCGAAGCCGAAACCATTCGCGCTGCTCAGCACGCTTCCCGTGGCTACCTGCCGATCGACGGCATCGCCGCCTACGACCAGGCGGTGCAAAAGCTGCTGTTCGGTAACGACTCGCCGCTGATCGCTGCCGGTCGCATCGTCACCACTCAGGCCGTCGGCGGTACCGGCGCACTGAAAATCGGTGCCGACTTCCTCAAGCAACTGCTGCCGAACGCCG harbors:
- a CDS encoding HlyD family secretion protein, translating into MPAQLKRRLFIFLLLVLLIAGGFFAHWFFKGRFYESTDNAYVQGEITRVSSQLSARIDEVLVQDNQHVEKSQLLVRLEPNDFRLAVDRANAALATREAERLQAQSKLTQQSSLIAASDAQVATTQATLGRSQMDLSRAETLRKPGYVSEERVTTLSADAHIARSQVAKAQADAQSQRQQVNALTAEIKRLDAQIANARADLAQAELNLTRSEVHAPISGLIGQRAARNGQVVQAGAYLLSIVPDEDIWVQANFKETQIGHMQPGQKAELTFDAYSDTPIEARVDSLFAASGAQFSLLPPDNATGNFTKVVQRIPVKLTFKADNPLHGKIRPGMSVTATVNIKDAPDNGR
- a CDS encoding thioesterase family protein, with protein sequence MGWDRATPFTIDLQVGAEDIDGLGHANNAVYVTWLERCAWRHSQRLGLDLVEYRRLDRAMAVVRHEIDYLAAAYEGDELQLATWIVDWDQRLKMTRHFQLIRPSDNATLLRAQTTFVCIELSSGKPKRMPAEFIEGYGPAILSLA
- a CDS encoding MDR family MFS transporter; its protein translation is MMSVMLGAFMAVLDIQITNSSLKDIQGALSATLEEGSWISTSYLVAEIIMIPLTAWLVQLLSARRLAVWVSLGFLVSSLLCSMAWSLESMIVFRAMQGFTGGALIPLAFTLTLIKLPEHHRAKGMAMFAMTATFAPSIGPTLGGWLTENWGWEYIFYINIPPGLIMIAGLMYGLEKKEAHWELLKSTDYTGILTLGVGLGCLQVFLEEGHRKDWLESNLIVTLGSIALLSLITFVIVQISKPNPLINLGILRNRNFGLSSISSLGMGVGLYGSIYLLPLYLAQIQNYNALQIGEVIMWMGVPQLFLIPLVPKLMKFVSPKWLCTLGFGLFGLASFSSGVLNPDFAGPQFNQIQIIRALGQPLIMVTISLIATAYILPQDAGSASSLFNILRNLGGAIGIALLATLLDARTKTYFDYLREAVVPTNPQVAERLASMTDRFGSDTAALGKLSEIVHQQALIMAYNDAFHFVGIALGISMLAILLTKKLPQGLKAGESH
- a CDS encoding Hsp20 family protein, coding for MSTAFSLAPLFRSSVGFDRFNDLFETALRNEPGSTYPPYNVEKHGDDQYRIVVAAAGFQEEDLELQVEKGVLTISGGKRDANEGVTFLHQGIAQRAFKLSFRLADHIEIKAADLSNGLLSIDLLRVIPEEAKAKRIPINGAQKPVLQ
- the uvrB gene encoding excinuclease ABC subunit UvrB; the protein is MSEFQLVTRFEPAGDQPEAIRQLVEGIEAGLAHQTLLGVTGSGKTFSIANVISQVQRPTLVLAPNKTLAAQLYGEFKAFFPNNAVEYFVSYYDYYQPEAYVPSSDTFIEKDASINDHIEQMRLSATKALLERKDAIIVTTVSCIYGLGSPETYLKMVLHVDRGDKLDQRALLRRLADLQYTRNDMDFARATFRVRGDVIDIYPAESDLEAIRIELFDDEVESISAFDPLTGEVIRKMPRFTFYPKSHYVTPRETLLDAIEGIKVELQERLEYLRSSNKLVEAQRLEQRTRFDLEMILELGYCNGIENYSRYLSGRPAGAAPPTLYDYLPADALLVIDESHVSVPQVGAMYKGDRSRKETLVEYGFRLPSALDNRPMRFDEWEGVSPQTIFVSATPGNYEAEHAGRVVEQVVRPTGLVDPQVEVRPALTQVDDLLSEITKRVAVEERVLVTTLTKRMAEDLTDYLADHGVRVRYLHSDIDTVERVEIIRDLRLGTFDVLVGINLLREGLDMPEVSLVAILDADKEGFLRSERSLIQTIGRAARNLNGRAILYADRITGSMERAIGETERRRDKQIAFNLENGITPKGVFKDVADIMEGATVPGSRSKKRKGMAKAAEENAKYEAELRSPSEITKRIRALEEKMYQLARDLEFEAAAQMRDEIAKLRERLLAV
- a CDS encoding TetR/AcrR family transcriptional regulator; the protein is MNDKKAQTRERILKAASAALMQRGPADPSVGEVMGAAGLTVGGFYAHFESKDAMMLEAFKQLLSRRRDLIADMDSELTGEERRALVAAFYLSRKHRDSSDAACPIPASIGELGRLPESFRIALNEHLELMIAQLASSPEDTDKALADVALMVGGLALARALGPGDLSDRLLRAAKSAVR
- the gltX gene encoding glutamate--tRNA ligase, with the protein product MTTVRTRIAPSPTGDPHVGTAYIALFNYCFAKQHGGEFILRIEDTDQLRSTRESEQQIFDALRWLGIDWSEGPDVGGPHGPYRQSERGDIYQKYCQQLVDMGHAFPCFCTAEELDQMRAEQMARGETPRYDGRALLLSKEEVAARLADGEPHVIRMKVPTEGVCVVPDMLRGDVEIPWDRMDMQVLMKTDGLPTYFLANVVDDHLMGITHVLRGEEWLPSAPKLILLYEYFGWEQPELCYMPLLRNPDKSKLSKRKNPTSVTFYERMGFMPEAMLNYLGRMGWSMPDEREKFSLQEMVDNFDLKRVSLGGPIFDIEKLSWLNGQWLRDLPVEEFAARVQKWAFNSEYMMKIAPLVQGRVETFSQVAPLGGFFFAGGVNPDAKLFESKKLSGDQVRQLMQLILWKLESLRQWEKDSITATIQAVVESLELKLRDAMPLMFAAITGQASSVSVLDAMEILGPDLTRFRLRQAIDLLGGVSKKENKEWEKLLGAIA
- a CDS encoding alpha/beta fold hydrolase; amino-acid sequence: MNTLKWIRGVNGTLGWIAPKQVASKMRTAFMTPRALPLRDWELPLLASSERITLRFGLSALRWGQGPAVLLMHGWEGRPTQFAALITALVEAGYTVVALDGPAHGRSPGREANVVLFARAMLEAAAELPPLQAVIGHSMGGASAMLAVQLGLRTETLVSIAAPARILGVLRGFARYVGMPPRARSAFIRQVEQDVGMRAATLDVAHYQLDMPGLIVHAEDDNFVSVKESQLIHESWFDSRLLRLESGGHQRVLADPRVVDGVLSLLAGRSLQARQSA
- a CDS encoding tRNA-dihydrouridine synthase produces the protein MQIALAPMEGLVDDILRDVLTRVGGIDWCVTEFIRINDQLLTPAYFHKFGPELLNGARTRAGVPLRVQLLGSDPVCLAENAALACELGSQVIDLNFGCPAKTVNKSRGGAVLLKEPKLLNSIVEHVRRAVPAHIPVTAKMRLGFDSPDGSLVCATALAEGGAEHIVVHARTKVDGYKPPAHWEWIPRVQDVVKVPVFANGDIWSVEDWRRCREISGVEDIMLGRGLVSRPDLAKQIAAARAGEDVVEMSWAELLPLIQDFWLQAKAQMTARQSPGRLKQWLAMLTRNYPEATELFTVLRRETEPDQVSRLLGLPVADAA